The following are from one region of the Methyloversatilis discipulorum genome:
- the fabZ gene encoding 3-hydroxyacyl-ACP dehydratase FabZ has translation MDIHAVLKSLPHRFPFLLVDRVLEVEAGKYIKALKNVTINEPFFPGHFPNHPVMPGVLIVEALAQTAAILSFETLGTTPDADSVYYLCGVDNTRFKKPVMAGDQLILEVDLLKHSRGIWKYQARARVDGGVVAESELLCAVRPT, from the coding sequence ATGGACATCCACGCGGTGCTGAAGTCGCTGCCGCACCGCTTTCCTTTCCTGCTGGTCGATCGCGTGCTCGAAGTCGAGGCGGGCAAGTACATCAAGGCGCTGAAGAACGTCACGATCAACGAGCCCTTCTTCCCCGGCCACTTCCCGAACCACCCGGTCATGCCGGGCGTGCTCATCGTCGAGGCGCTGGCGCAGACTGCGGCCATCCTGTCCTTCGAAACGCTGGGCACGACGCCCGACGCGGATTCGGTCTATTACCTCTGTGGCGTAGACAACACCCGCTTCAAGAAGCCGGTCATGGCCGGTGATCAACTCATCCTCGAAGTCGATCTGCTCAAGCACTCGCGCGGCATCTGGAAGTACCAGGCGCGCGCGCGTGTCGACGGCGGCGTGGTGGCCGAATCCGAACTGCTCTGTGCGGTGCGTCCGACCTGA
- the lpxD gene encoding UDP-3-O-(3-hydroxymyristoyl)glucosamine N-acyltransferase: MAARLGDIVARLGGELHGDADLLVEQVAPLDSAGPAHISFLSNPKYRSVLASSGAGVVIVPPADGENLARTHIRVRNPYLYFARVAQLLNPDLRPAGGIDPAASVHPGARIDASAHVAAGAVVGEGADIGANVLIGAGCVVGEGVRIGTGTRLHPRVVVYAHCVIGERCILHSGAVIGADGFGFAREADGSWVKIPQIGRVLIGNDVEIGANTTVDRGALEDTVIGDGVKLDNLIQIAHNVRIGDHTAMAACSGVAGSTTIGKRCMIGGSANIMGHIDIVDDVVVSAVSFATKSIPEKGVYTGSVPSMEHKEWTRNYSRLRHLDSMADRIKALEQQLATLQGNKED; encoded by the coding sequence ATGGCAGCCCGTCTTGGCGACATCGTCGCCCGGTTGGGCGGCGAACTGCATGGCGACGCCGACCTGCTGGTCGAGCAGGTGGCGCCGCTCGACAGCGCCGGCCCGGCTCACATCTCCTTTCTGTCCAACCCGAAGTACCGCAGCGTTCTCGCCAGCAGCGGTGCGGGTGTGGTCATCGTGCCGCCGGCCGACGGCGAAAATCTCGCCCGCACGCACATCCGCGTGCGTAATCCCTATCTGTACTTCGCCCGCGTCGCCCAGCTGCTGAATCCCGATCTGCGCCCGGCAGGTGGCATCGATCCGGCTGCAAGCGTGCATCCGGGTGCGCGGATCGACGCGTCCGCCCATGTCGCCGCCGGTGCGGTGGTGGGCGAGGGGGCGGACATCGGCGCCAACGTGCTGATAGGCGCCGGCTGCGTGGTGGGCGAGGGCGTGCGCATCGGCACCGGCACGCGGCTGCACCCGCGCGTGGTCGTCTACGCGCACTGCGTGATCGGCGAGCGCTGCATCCTGCACTCGGGCGCCGTGATCGGCGCCGACGGCTTCGGCTTCGCCCGCGAGGCGGACGGCAGCTGGGTCAAGATTCCGCAGATCGGTCGCGTACTGATCGGCAACGACGTCGAAATCGGCGCCAACACGACGGTGGACCGCGGCGCGCTCGAAGACACCGTGATCGGCGACGGCGTAAAGCTCGACAACCTGATCCAGATCGCCCACAACGTCCGTATCGGCGACCATACTGCGATGGCGGCGTGTTCCGGCGTGGCCGGCAGCACGACGATAGGCAAGCGCTGCATGATCGGTGGTTCGGCCAACATCATGGGCCACATCGACATCGTGGACGACGTGGTGGTATCGGCGGTGTCGTTCGCGACCAAGTCGATTCCGGAGAAGGGCGTGTACACCGGTTCGGTGCCGTCGATGGAGCACAAGGAATGGACGCGCAACTACTCGCGCCTGCGCCACCTCGACTCGATGGCCGATCGCATCAAGGCGCTCGAGCAACAACTTGCAACGCTGCAAGGCAACAAGGAAGACTGA
- a CDS encoding OmpH family outer membrane protein, which produces MSARSIFIALLSSLALLTAAPVRAESDVKIGFVDTERILREAAPAVRAQKKLEKEFEKRSQELEKLAKQLQGMQQNMEKNAVTLSDSDRRAKEREFSELTRDMQRREREYREDLNQRRNEELAGVLDKANKAIKVIAEAEKYDIIFQEVVYRSQRIDITEKVLKALADPPASK; this is translated from the coding sequence ATGTCCGCACGCTCCATATTCATTGCATTGCTGTCTTCGCTCGCCTTGCTGACGGCCGCACCGGTGCGCGCAGAGAGCGACGTCAAGATCGGCTTCGTCGACACCGAACGCATCCTGCGCGAGGCGGCACCGGCGGTGCGTGCGCAGAAGAAGCTCGAGAAGGAATTCGAGAAGCGCAGCCAGGAGCTGGAAAAGCTGGCCAAGCAGCTGCAGGGCATGCAGCAGAACATGGAAAAGAATGCGGTCACGCTGTCCGACAGCGACCGCCGCGCCAAGGAGCGTGAATTCAGCGAACTCACCCGCGACATGCAGCGTCGCGAGCGCGAGTACCGCGAAGACCTGAACCAGCGCCGCAACGAAGAACTGGCCGGTGTGCTCGACAAGGCTAACAAGGCGATCAAGGTGATCGCCGAGGCCGAGAAGTACGACATCATCTTCCAGGAGGTGGTGTATCGCAGCCAGCGCATCGACATCACCGAGAAGGTGCTGAAGGCGCTGGCCGACCCGCCGGCAAGCAAGTAA
- the bamA gene encoding outer membrane protein assembly factor BamA yields the protein MRKFLLPALIAGLLSAHAHAFAPFVVRDIRVEGIQRTEAGTVFNYLPVRVGESFTEDKAAEAIKALFATGFFKDVRIEVEGDVLVVVIEERPAIASLDFTGMKEFDKEAIKKGLRDVGLAESRIFDRAVLERAEQELKRQYLSRGRYSVEVKTTVTPLERNRVAINFQVDEGEVAKIRQINIVGASAFKEKDLLKMITLTTPNWLTWYTKNDQYSRQKLSADVETLRSWYLDRGYLEFNVDSTQVSITPDKQDIYITVSITEGKKYTVSGVKLSGDLLLPEEELRKLVKLKPGDEFSRKNLTDTTKAINDRLGNEGYAFANVNAVPEPDKEKQTVSFTVFVDPGRRVYVRRVNVLGNSKTADQVIRREFRQMEGAWYDGEKINRSRTRVDRLGYFDAATVETPAVPGTTDQVDVNLTVKEKPTGNLMFGAGFSSSESLILSTSISQQNLFGSGKSMSLSLNSGSINKTYALSFTDPYYTPDGISRGFDVYLRNVDPTRLRIGNYRTSSVGAGLRWGFPIREDDRINFGLAVDQTSIDTFSDSPQRYKNFVNEFGDTNNSLVSTIGWARDTRDSFIYPTKGSIQRVNGEIAIPPGGLRYMKASYQHQTYFPLWGNFVLMLNGELGYGRGYGDKPLPFYKNFYVGGIGSVRGFETASIGQRDRDGNGNLLRTTIGGDRRLVMNAEVLFPFPGMGQDKSLRLGTFVDAGNVWADGQSLSLGDMRYSAGLSVAWSSPMGPLKFSIAQPLNKDPLDRLQRFQFQMGNVF from the coding sequence ATGCGCAAGTTTCTCCTGCCCGCCCTGATCGCGGGACTGCTGTCGGCTCATGCCCACGCCTTCGCACCCTTCGTCGTCCGCGACATCCGCGTCGAGGGAATTCAGCGGACCGAAGCCGGCACGGTGTTCAACTATCTGCCGGTGCGCGTCGGCGAGAGTTTCACCGAGGACAAGGCGGCCGAGGCGATCAAGGCACTGTTCGCGACCGGCTTCTTCAAGGACGTGCGCATCGAGGTCGAGGGCGACGTGCTGGTGGTGGTGATCGAGGAGCGCCCGGCCATCGCGTCGCTCGACTTCACCGGCATGAAGGAATTCGACAAGGAAGCGATCAAGAAGGGCCTGCGTGACGTGGGCCTGGCCGAGTCGCGCATCTTCGATCGCGCCGTGCTGGAGCGAGCCGAGCAGGAACTGAAGCGACAGTATCTGTCGCGCGGCCGTTATTCGGTCGAGGTCAAGACCACCGTGACGCCGCTCGAGCGCAACCGTGTGGCGATCAACTTCCAGGTCGACGAAGGCGAGGTCGCCAAGATCCGTCAGATCAACATCGTCGGTGCCAGTGCCTTCAAGGAGAAGGACCTGCTGAAGATGATCACGCTGACGACGCCGAACTGGCTCACCTGGTACACGAAGAACGACCAGTATTCGCGCCAGAAACTCAGCGCCGACGTCGAAACGCTGCGCAGCTGGTATCTCGATCGCGGCTATCTCGAATTCAACGTCGATTCGACCCAGGTGTCGATCACGCCGGACAAGCAGGATATCTACATCACCGTCTCGATCACCGAGGGCAAGAAATACACGGTGTCCGGTGTCAAGCTGTCGGGCGATCTGCTGCTGCCGGAAGAGGAACTGCGCAAGCTGGTGAAGCTGAAGCCGGGCGACGAATTTTCGCGCAAGAACCTGACCGACACCACGAAGGCGATCAACGACCGTCTCGGCAACGAAGGCTATGCCTTCGCCAACGTCAATGCGGTGCCGGAACCGGACAAGGAAAAGCAGACTGTCTCGTTCACCGTGTTCGTCGATCCGGGCCGCCGCGTCTATGTGCGCCGCGTGAACGTGCTGGGCAACAGCAAGACCGCCGACCAGGTCATCCGCCGCGAATTCCGCCAGATGGAAGGCGCCTGGTACGACGGCGAGAAGATCAACCGTTCGCGTACCCGCGTTGACCGCCTCGGCTATTTCGACGCGGCCACGGTGGAGACGCCTGCCGTGCCCGGTACCACCGACCAGGTCGACGTGAACCTGACGGTGAAGGAAAAGCCGACCGGCAACCTGATGTTCGGTGCCGGCTTCTCCAGCTCGGAAAGTTTGATCCTGTCGACCTCGATTTCGCAGCAGAACCTGTTCGGCAGCGGCAAGTCGATGTCGCTGAGCCTGAACAGCGGCAGCATCAACAAGACCTACGCGCTGTCCTTCACCGATCCTTACTACACGCCGGACGGCATTTCGCGCGGCTTCGACGTCTATCTGCGCAACGTCGACCCGACCCGTCTGCGCATCGGCAACTACCGTACATCGTCGGTCGGCGCCGGCCTGCGCTGGGGTTTCCCGATCCGCGAGGACGACCGCATCAACTTCGGTCTGGCGGTCGATCAGACCTCGATCGACACCTTCTCCGACAGTCCGCAGCGCTACAAGAACTTCGTCAATGAATTCGGCGACACCAACAACTCGCTGGTGAGCACCATCGGCTGGGCACGCGACACGCGCGACAGCTTCATCTACCCGACGAAGGGCTCGATCCAGCGCGTGAACGGCGAAATCGCGATTCCGCCCGGCGGCCTGCGCTACATGAAGGCCTCCTACCAGCACCAGACCTATTTCCCGCTGTGGGGCAACTTCGTGCTGATGCTCAATGGCGAACTGGGGTATGGTCGCGGCTATGGCGACAAGCCGCTGCCGTTCTACAAGAACTTCTACGTCGGCGGCATCGGCTCGGTACGGGGCTTCGAAACGGCGTCGATCGGTCAGCGCGACCGCGATGGCAATGGCAACCTGCTGCGCACGACCATCGGCGGTGATCGTCGCCTCGTGATGAATGCCGAGGTGCTGTTCCCCTTCCCCGGCATGGGGCAGGACAAGTCGCTGCGTCTGGGCACCTTCGTCGATGCCGGTAACGTCTGGGCCGACGGCCAGAGCCTGAGTCTCGGCGATATGCGTTATAGTGCCGGCCTTTCCGTGGCGTGGAGTTCGCCCATGGGACCGCTGAAGTTCAGCATTGCACAGCCCCTGAACAAGGATCCGCTCGATCGTCTGCAGCGCTTCCAGTTCCAGATGGGCAATGTGTTCTGA
- the rseP gene encoding RIP metalloprotease RseP codes for MNPLFYLGAFALALGILITVHELGHYSVARLCGVKVLRFSVGFGRPLWMRRYGPDQTEWALSVFPLGGYVKMLDEREGEVAEHERHRAFNRQTVGRRFAIVSAGPIANFLLAIVVYWGLFIYGMEEPRALLAAPAAGTPAAVAGVTDGEQVRAVDGKPIASAQDLRWHVARAAVEGRSLLLETINDRAEINNRRIDLSGIGSDVDATLMERVGLLPFRPRVATVVGSVGEGSAADKAGMREGDRVLSINGQAVDDWAAMVQQVRELGGRTVDVVVLRDGAEAVLRAEVATVEEGGQRFGRLGIGPEPDPTLRERLFVEVRHGVGESLLLAVGQTWDTALFSLKAFGRMITGELSWKNLSGPVTIADYAGQSAAMGLTHYIKFIALISISLGVLNLLPIPLLDGGHLMYYTIEFFKGGPVPERVMEIGQQIGLAILLMLMAFAFYNDINRLFG; via the coding sequence TTGAATCCGCTGTTCTACCTGGGGGCCTTCGCGCTGGCGCTGGGCATCCTGATCACCGTGCACGAACTCGGCCACTACAGCGTGGCGCGGCTGTGCGGTGTCAAGGTGCTGCGTTTTTCCGTCGGCTTCGGCCGCCCGCTGTGGATGCGTCGTTACGGCCCGGACCAGACTGAATGGGCGTTGTCGGTGTTTCCGCTCGGCGGCTACGTCAAGATGCTCGACGAGCGCGAGGGCGAAGTGGCCGAGCACGAACGCCACCGTGCCTTCAACCGGCAGACCGTCGGGCGCCGCTTCGCCATCGTGTCGGCCGGGCCGATCGCCAATTTCCTGCTCGCCATCGTCGTCTATTGGGGCCTGTTCATCTACGGCATGGAAGAGCCGCGCGCACTGCTGGCGGCGCCCGCGGCGGGCACCCCGGCGGCGGTGGCCGGTGTCACCGACGGCGAGCAGGTGCGTGCGGTCGATGGCAAACCGATCGCGTCGGCGCAGGACCTGCGCTGGCACGTCGCGCGTGCCGCGGTCGAGGGGCGTTCGCTGCTGCTGGAAACGATCAATGATCGCGCCGAAATCAACAACCGCCGCATCGACCTGTCGGGCATAGGCAGCGACGTCGACGCCACGCTGATGGAGCGGGTCGGCCTGCTGCCGTTCCGGCCGCGCGTCGCGACTGTCGTTGGCAGCGTGGGCGAGGGCAGCGCGGCGGACAAGGCCGGCATGCGCGAGGGCGACCGCGTGCTGTCCATCAACGGACAGGCAGTCGACGACTGGGCAGCCATGGTGCAGCAGGTGCGCGAACTGGGCGGACGGACCGTAGATGTGGTGGTGCTGCGCGATGGTGCCGAGGCTGTGCTGCGCGCCGAAGTGGCCACGGTGGAGGAGGGCGGACAGCGATTCGGCCGCCTGGGCATCGGCCCCGAACCCGATCCGACACTGCGCGAGCGGCTGTTCGTCGAAGTTAGGCACGGCGTAGGCGAATCGCTGCTGCTGGCGGTCGGCCAGACCTGGGACACGGCCCTGTTCAGCCTCAAGGCCTTCGGCCGCATGATCACCGGCGAACTGTCGTGGAAGAACCTGAGCGGGCCGGTCACCATCGCCGACTACGCGGGCCAGTCGGCGGCCATGGGGCTGACCCATTACATCAAGTTCATCGCGCTGATCAGCATCAGTCTGGGCGTGCTCAACCTGCTGCCCATCCCGCTGCTGGACGGTGGGCACTTGATGTACTATACGATCGAATTTTTCAAGGGCGGTCCGGTTCCGGAGCGGGTCATGGAGATCGGGCAGCAGATCGGCCTCGCCATCCTGCTGATGCTCATGGCGTTCGCCTTCTACAACGATATCAATCGCCTTTTCGGTTGA
- the ispC gene encoding 1-deoxy-D-xylulose-5-phosphate reductoisomerase: protein MRRLTVLGATGSIGVSTLDVVARHPDRFEIVALSGHRQIDRLAEQCIAFAPRIAVVADADAAVVLRERLAGRVPTEVMHGVEALEMVAALPEVDTVMAAIVGAAGLRSALAAARAGKRILLANKESLVMSGDLFMREVSAHGATLLPIDSEHNAVFQCMPAKGREGVRRILLTASGGPFRRTPIADLANVTPEQACAHPNWDMGRKISVDSATMMNKGLEVIEARWLFDTPADRIDVVIHPQSIVHSMVEYVDGSVLAQMGNPDMRTPIAHALAWPERIESGVGVLDLAAAADLVFERPDLDRFPCLKLAFDALRAGAGTPAVLNAANEVAVAAFLEHRLGFRAIADVIAATLDTLPDQPSSTLDEVFAADAAAREVARRQIGARA, encoded by the coding sequence ATGCGCAGACTGACCGTACTGGGCGCGACCGGCTCGATCGGCGTCAGCACGCTGGACGTCGTCGCCCGCCACCCGGACCGTTTCGAGATCGTTGCGCTGTCCGGTCATCGCCAGATCGACCGCCTGGCCGAACAGTGCATCGCCTTCGCGCCGCGCATCGCCGTGGTGGCCGACGCGGACGCTGCCGTCGTGTTGCGTGAACGCCTGGCCGGTCGGGTGCCGACCGAGGTCATGCACGGCGTCGAGGCGCTCGAAATGGTCGCTGCGCTGCCCGAGGTGGATACCGTGATGGCGGCCATCGTTGGCGCCGCAGGCCTGCGCTCGGCGCTGGCGGCAGCGCGCGCCGGCAAGCGCATCCTGCTCGCGAACAAGGAAAGCCTTGTGATGAGCGGCGACCTGTTCATGCGCGAGGTGTCGGCCCACGGCGCGACGCTGCTGCCCATAGACAGCGAACACAACGCCGTCTTCCAGTGCATGCCGGCCAAAGGGCGCGAGGGCGTGCGCCGCATCCTGCTGACCGCGTCGGGTGGTCCGTTCCGCCGCACGCCGATCGCCGATCTGGCGAACGTGACGCCGGAACAGGCCTGCGCTCACCCGAACTGGGACATGGGCCGCAAGATTTCGGTCGATTCGGCCACCATGATGAACAAGGGCCTCGAAGTGATCGAGGCGCGCTGGCTGTTCGACACGCCGGCCGATCGTATCGACGTGGTGATCCATCCACAGAGCATCGTGCATTCGATGGTCGAGTACGTTGACGGCTCGGTGCTGGCGCAGATGGGTAACCCGGACATGCGTACGCCGATCGCGCACGCGCTGGCCTGGCCGGAGCGGATCGAATCCGGCGTCGGCGTGCTCGACCTGGCGGCGGCGGCCGATCTGGTGTTCGAGCGCCCGGATCTGGACCGTTTCCCCTGCCTCAAGCTGGCTTTCGACGCACTGCGCGCCGGCGCCGGCACGCCGGCCGTGCTCAATGCGGCGAACGAAGTCGCGGTTGCCGCCTTCCTGGAACATCGGCTCGGTTTCCGTGCCATAGCCGATGTGATTGCCGCCACCCTCGACACCCTTCCCGATCAGCCGTCGAGCACGCTCGACGAAGTGTTCGCCGCCGATGCTGCGGCGCGCGAGGTCGCACGGCGCCAGATCGGGGCACGCGCTTGA
- a CDS encoding phosphatidate cytidylyltransferase: MLKQRVLTAIVLLAGLSAALWGMDLAAWGWLVAAILGFAGWEWARLIGFAPLGARVAGVLTFALVGFCAQRAFDAQGVVSDAAPALSALHALAILFWLLVVPFWMSRGARPAQPWLVLTGVLVLLPPALALIQLRAIGVLPLLLLMAVVWIADIAAYFTGKAFGRHKLAPSISPGKTWEGAAGAVVAVQLYGLAIKPALFDAAQMPSAPFWAAMLLLLTAVSIVGDLFESMMKRQAGMKDSSQLLPGHGGVLDRVDSLTATLPLIGFYLLNLIPGASN, translated from the coding sequence ATGCTTAAGCAGCGTGTACTGACGGCCATCGTCCTGCTGGCGGGACTGTCGGCGGCACTGTGGGGCATGGATCTGGCGGCTTGGGGCTGGCTGGTCGCCGCGATCCTGGGGTTCGCCGGCTGGGAGTGGGCGCGCCTGATCGGTTTCGCGCCGCTTGGCGCCCGCGTCGCGGGCGTGCTCACCTTCGCCCTGGTCGGGTTCTGCGCACAACGCGCCTTCGACGCGCAGGGCGTTGTCAGCGATGCGGCGCCCGCGCTGTCCGCGCTGCATGCACTGGCCATCCTGTTCTGGCTGCTGGTCGTACCGTTCTGGATGTCGCGCGGCGCGCGCCCGGCGCAGCCCTGGCTTGTTCTGACTGGCGTGCTCGTGCTGCTGCCGCCGGCGCTTGCGTTGATACAGCTGCGCGCCATCGGCGTGCTGCCCCTGCTGTTGCTGATGGCCGTAGTCTGGATCGCCGACATCGCCGCCTATTTCACCGGCAAGGCCTTCGGTCGACACAAGCTGGCGCCGTCGATCAGCCCTGGCAAGACCTGGGAGGGCGCAGCCGGTGCCGTGGTCGCCGTACAGCTGTACGGCCTCGCCATCAAGCCGGCGCTGTTCGACGCTGCGCAGATGCCGTCGGCACCGTTCTGGGCGGCGATGCTGCTGTTGCTGACCGCGGTAAGCATCGTGGGTGACCTGTTCGAGTCGATGATGAAGCGGCAGGCCGGCATGAAGGACAGCAGTCAGCTGCTGCCCGGCCATGGCGGCGTGCTCGACCGCGTCGACAGCCTGACGGCCACCTTGCCGCTGATAGGCTTCTACCTGCTCAACCTGATACCCGGAGCGTCGAACTAA
- the uppS gene encoding polyprenyl diphosphate synthase → MSSSTGTSAVPRHIAIIMDGNGRWARRRFMPRVAGHRKGVEAVRAVVKRCAERGVGYLTLFAFSSENWRRPAEEVNFLMQLFVRALEDEVVRLHENGIRLRVVGDLGRFEPRLVELIRNAEALTEGNTGLNLTIAANYGGRWDILQAVERMLKAHPERREGFTEQELAPHLSMAYAPEPDLFIRTGGEQRISNFLLWQLAYTELYFTDSLWPEFNGAAIDEAITSYQQRERRFGRTSEQVQSAAAAGQHA, encoded by the coding sequence TTGTCTTCCAGCACCGGCACGTCCGCAGTCCCGCGACACATCGCCATCATCATGGATGGCAATGGCCGCTGGGCGCGTCGCCGTTTCATGCCGCGCGTTGCCGGGCACCGCAAGGGTGTCGAGGCGGTGCGCGCGGTGGTCAAACGCTGCGCCGAGCGCGGCGTCGGCTATCTGACGCTGTTCGCCTTCAGTTCCGAGAACTGGCGGCGGCCGGCCGAGGAAGTCAATTTCCTGATGCAGCTGTTCGTGCGCGCGCTGGAGGACGAAGTCGTCCGCCTGCACGAGAACGGCATCCGTCTGCGCGTGGTCGGCGATCTGGGCCGTTTCGAGCCGCGTCTGGTCGAACTGATCCGCAATGCCGAGGCGCTGACCGAAGGCAATACCGGACTCAACCTGACCATAGCCGCCAACTACGGCGGCCGCTGGGACATCCTGCAGGCGGTCGAGCGCATGCTGAAGGCGCACCCGGAGCGGCGTGAAGGCTTTACCGAACAGGAACTGGCGCCGCATCTGTCGATGGCCTACGCGCCCGAGCCCGATCTGTTCATTCGCACCGGTGGCGAACAGCGCATCAGCAATTTCCTGCTCTGGCAACTGGCCTACACCGAACTCTATTTCACCGACAGCCTGTGGCCCGAATTCAATGGTGCGGCCATAGACGAGGCCATCACGTCCTACCAGCAGCGGGAACGTCGCTTCGGCCGAACCAGCGAACAGGTCCAGTCAGCGGCCGCAGCCGGCCAGCATGCTTAA
- the frr gene encoding ribosome recycling factor, which produces MIPELKKTTEQKMQKTLESLKTDFGKVRTGRAHTGILDHIQVDYYGSLVPLSQVANVTLIDARAIGVQPWEKKMLSVVEKAIRDSDLGLNPSAMGDIVRVPMPPLTEERRKELIKVVRGEAENARVAVRNLRRDANNALKEAVKEKEISEDDERRAQDDVQKLTDRYIAEVDKQLAQKEQDLMAV; this is translated from the coding sequence ATGATCCCCGAGTTGAAGAAAACCACCGAACAGAAGATGCAGAAGACGCTGGAGTCGCTCAAGACCGACTTCGGCAAGGTACGCACGGGTCGTGCGCATACCGGCATCCTCGATCACATCCAGGTCGATTACTACGGCTCGCTGGTGCCGCTGTCGCAGGTCGCCAACGTGACGCTGATCGACGCGCGCGCAATCGGCGTGCAGCCGTGGGAAAAGAAGATGCTGTCGGTCGTCGAGAAGGCGATCCGCGATTCCGACCTCGGCCTGAACCCGTCTGCCATGGGCGATATCGTGCGCGTGCCGATGCCGCCGCTGACCGAAGAGCGCCGCAAGGAGCTGATCAAGGTCGTTCGTGGCGAAGCCGAGAACGCGCGCGTGGCCGTGCGCAATCTGCGCCGTGACGCGAACAATGCGCTGAAGGAAGCCGTCAAGGAAAAGGAAATTTCCGAGGACGACGAGCGCCGCGCGCAGGACGACGTGCAGAAGCTGACCGACCGCTACATCGCCGAGGTCGACAAGCAACTGGCGCAAAAAGAGCAAGACCTGATGGCTGTCTGA
- the pyrH gene encoding UMP kinase: MTVAYRRILLKLSGEALMGDDDYGISRDMLARIVAEVAEIRALGVEVGVVIGGGNIFRGVAGGAAGMDRATADYMGMLATVMNALALGDAMRQAGVAARVQSALSIEPVVEFYIRGKAIRYLEEGKVVIFAAGTGNPFFTTDTAAALRGREIEAEIVLKATKVDGVYSADPMKDKSATRYDRISFDEAISRDLKVMDATALALCRDQQLPIKVFSIFKAGALKRVVMGEDEGTLVHI, from the coding sequence ATGACTGTTGCCTATCGCCGCATCCTTCTGAAGCTGTCGGGCGAAGCCCTCATGGGCGACGACGACTACGGCATCAGCCGCGACATGCTTGCACGCATCGTCGCTGAAGTTGCCGAAATCCGCGCCCTCGGCGTGGAAGTGGGCGTCGTGATCGGCGGAGGCAACATCTTCCGCGGCGTGGCGGGCGGTGCGGCCGGTATGGACCGCGCCACCGCCGACTACATGGGCATGCTGGCAACCGTGATGAACGCGCTGGCGCTGGGCGACGCGATGCGTCAGGCCGGCGTCGCGGCGCGCGTACAGTCGGCGCTCAGCATTGAACCCGTGGTCGAGTTCTATATCCGCGGCAAGGCGATCCGCTACCTCGAAGAGGGCAAGGTCGTCATTTTCGCCGCCGGTACCGGCAATCCCTTCTTCACCACCGACACGGCCGCTGCGCTGCGCGGTCGCGAGATCGAAGCCGAAATCGTGCTGAAGGCGACCAAGGTCGATGGCGTCTACAGCGCTGATCCGATGAAGGACAAGAGCGCCACGCGCTACGACCGCATCAGCTTCGACGAGGCGATCAGCCGCGACCTGAAAGTGATGGACGCCACCGCGCTCGCGCTGTGCCGCGACCAGCAACTGCCGATCAAGGTGTTCAGCATCTTCAAGGCGGGCGCGCTCAAGCGTGTCGTGATGGGCGAAGACGAAGGTACGCTGGTCCATATATAG
- the tsf gene encoding translation elongation factor Ts, with product MAEITAGMVKELREKTDAPMMECKKALTEAGGDLAKAEEILRVKLGNKASKAAARVTAEGVVGLFLSADGKTAAMVEVNCETDFVAKNDDFLALVNGAAKLVADNNPADVAALSALPFGEGTVESTRAALVGKIGENMSIRRFVRVQAEGKVASYVHGGSKIGVLVDVVGGDEAMAKDLAMHIAASKPKSLDSTGVSADLIEAERRVAIEKAREAGKPEEMIAKIAEGSVQKYLKEVTLLGQVFVKAEDGKQTIEQLLKAKSAKIASFTLYVVGEGIEKKTTDFAAEVAAQAAAAAAAKA from the coding sequence ATGGCGGAAATCACCGCAGGTATGGTCAAGGAGCTGCGCGAAAAGACCGACGCTCCGATGATGGAATGCAAGAAGGCGCTGACCGAAGCGGGCGGCGACCTGGCGAAGGCCGAAGAAATCCTCCGCGTGAAGCTGGGCAACAAGGCAAGCAAGGCTGCCGCCCGCGTGACCGCCGAGGGCGTGGTGGGTCTGTTCCTGTCGGCCGACGGCAAGACTGCCGCAATGGTCGAAGTGAACTGCGAAACCGACTTCGTGGCCAAGAACGACGACTTCCTGGCGCTGGTCAACGGCGCAGCCAAGCTGGTCGCCGACAACAACCCGGCCGACGTGGCCGCGCTGTCGGCACTGCCGTTCGGCGAAGGTACGGTCGAATCGACTCGCGCTGCACTGGTCGGCAAGATCGGCGAGAACATGTCGATCCGCCGCTTCGTGCGCGTGCAGGCTGAAGGCAAGGTCGCCAGCTACGTGCATGGCGGTTCGAAGATCGGCGTGCTGGTCGATGTCGTCGGCGGTGACGAAGCGATGGCCAAGGACCTGGCGATGCACATCGCCGCGTCGAAGCCGAAGTCGCTCGATTCGACCGGCGTGTCGGCCGACCTGATCGAAGCCGAACGTCGCGTTGCGATCGAGAAGGCGCGCGAAGCCGGCAAGCCGGAAGAGATGATCGCCAAGATCGCCGAAGGCTCGGTGCAGAAGTACCTGAAGGAAGTCACCCTGCTGGGTCAGGTCTTCGTCAAGGCCGAAGACGGCAAGCAGACCATCGAACAGTTGCTGAAGGCGAAGTCGGCGAAGATCGCCTCCTTCACGCTGTACGTGGTCGGCGAAGGCATCGAGAAGAAGACCACCGACTTCGCTGCCGAAGTCGCCGCCCAGGCTGCCGCCGCAGCGGCCGCCAAGGCCTGA